A stretch of the Musa acuminata AAA Group cultivar baxijiao chromosome BXJ2-7, Cavendish_Baxijiao_AAA, whole genome shotgun sequence genome encodes the following:
- the LOC135617922 gene encoding cytochrome P450 CYP72A616-like has protein sequence MDTPAVSCKSMAVGDSVSEDMAWSLVWGVGGLLLLVWALRTLNRAWWTPRRLERALRAQGLNGTPYRFPKGDLKENVRLDKEALSTPMPLTHNIVPRVLPFLRRAIDEYGKICFTWFGPVPRVTIMDPELVREVLSNKFGHFGKPKGILLGRFLFRGLVSYEGEKWVKHRRIMNPAFHVEKLKRMLPAFCACCSDLMSRWENLVGSEACYELDVWPEFQSFTGDVISRTAFGSSYEEGRRIFQLQTEQAELVIQSIQNLYIPGYMFLPTPKNKRIKAVDREVRALLRGIIKKREQAIKLGQASNDDLLGILMESNLEHYQEHGNKNAGMTTEDVIEECKLFYFAGQETTSVLLTWTMIVLSMHPGWQIRARQEVLQVFGERKPDFDGLSHLKNVTMILYEVLRLYPPVVFLQRQTYKTLKLGDVIYPPGVMLLMPVIFIHHDPNYWGKDANEFNPERFAEGVSKASKDQVAFFPFGGGPRICIGQNFALLEAKMGLSMILQRFSFELSPSYTHSPHKLVTLQPQHGAQIRLRRF, from the exons ATGGACACGCCGGCCGTCTCTTGTAAGTCCATGGCCGTGGGTGATTCCGTGTCAGAAGACATGGCGTGGAGCCTCGTGTGGGGTGTGGGCGGGCTGCTGCTTCTGGTGTGGGCGCTGAGGACGCTGAACCGGGCGTGGTGGACGCCGAGGCGGCTGGAGCGCGCGCTCCGGGCGCAGGGGCTCAACGGCACCCCCTACCGCTTCCCCAAAGGCGATCTCAAGGAGAACGTGCGGCTCGACAAAGAGGCGCTCTCCACGCCCATGCCTCTCACCCACAACATCGTCCCTCGCGTCCTCCCTTTTCTCCGTCGCGCCATCGACGAGTACG GCAAGATATGCTTCACTTGGTTTGGACCAGTACCCCGAGTGACGATTATGGATCCCGAGTTGGTGAGGGAGGTTCTTTCCAACAAGTTCGGCCACTTTGGTAAGCCCAAAGGAATCCTCCTCGGAAGGTTTCTCTTTAGAGGACTTGTTTCGTACGAAGGCGAAAAGTGGGTGAAACATAGGAGGATTATGAATCCTGCTTTCCATGTTGAGAAGTTGAAG CGAATGTTGCCAGCATTCTGTGCTTGCTGTAGTGATCTGATGAGCAGGTGGGAGAACCTGGTTGGCTCCGAGGCATGTTACGAGTTGGATGTTTGGCCTGAGTTCCAAAGCTTCACCGGAGATGTCATTTCACGAACAGCTTTTGGTAGCAGTTACGAAGAAGGAAGACGAATTTTCCAACTCCAAACCGAGCAGGCTGAACTCGTTATCCAGTCTATCCAAAATCTATACATCCCAGGTTACAT GTTTCTTCCGACCCCTAAGAACAAGAGAATAAAAGCAGTCGATAGAGAGGTCCGAGCACTTCTTCGAGGCATAATAAAGAAGAGGGAACAGGCTATAAAATTGGGTCAAGCAAGCAACGATGACCTGTTAGGCATATTGATGGAGTCCAATTTAGAGCACTACCAAGAACATGGGAACAAGAATGCTGGGATGACTACAGAGGATGTGATTGAGGAATGCAAGCTGTTCTACTTTGCAGGGCAAGAAACAACATCTGTGCTGCTAACATGGACAATGATCGTCTTGAGCATGCATCCAGGCTGGCAGATTCGGGCTAGGCAAGAGGTTCTTCAAGTCTTCGgagaacgcaaaccagattttgatggcttgagtcACTTAAAGAAT GTTACAATGATTCTATATGAGGTTCTCAGGCTATACCCACCAGTGGTTTTCCTCCAGAGGCAGACATACAAGACACTGAAACTTGGAGATGTGATTTACCCACCAGGTGTGATGCTTTTGATGCCGGTAATCTTCATTCACCATGATCCGAACTACTGGGGCAAAGATGCCAACGAGTTCAATCCAGAGAGATTTGCAGAAGGGGTTTCAAAGGCATCAAAAGACCAGGTCGCATTCTTTCCATTCGGTGGGGGTCCTCGAATCTGCATCGGCCAGAACTTTGCATTGCTGGAAGCCAAGATGGGACTAAGTATGATCCTTCAACGATTCTCATTTGAGCTTTCACCATCTTATACCCATTCTCCACACAAACTTGTAACTCTTCAACCTCAACATGGTGCTCAAATAAGGTTACGTAGGTTTTGA
- the LOC103992818 gene encoding cleavage stimulating factor 64 isoform X3 — protein MILSQMKALIEQNQQEARQILVDNPLLTRALFQAQIMLGMVQSPKVMSNTQQAWRQPQPSQVGQPQIVHSLQTMPAKVGEQSEPGSSQSLLSARQQHPTQPSISLPLASGSSQSLLSARQQHPTQPSISVPPASVPPLTFQSKAMPLPLSEPQTKGFLNLQVPSVTPIQSSQIQNISQPNPAAPHYSNLPSHMPMISVHPQQTLQNPGLFNQLLPPRQVAMQPFALQFHPQMPHLLGLQPSSAPQQLLSQPLFHSGITPPSSFPQGQAPLPSQPPQHLYQQVGSSHVGTDYGTQVSTSMQKDRGAPWVLGSQLPGLPPMISGQMATGTSGQPPRVPPLTPEMEKALLQQVMGLTPEQINLLPPEQRNQVLQLREMLK, from the exons ATGATCCTCTCTCAAATGAAA gCTTTGATAGAACAAAACCAGCAAGAGGCTAGGCAGATCCTCGTCGACAACCCTCTCCTGACTCGAGCTCTCTTCCAG GCACAAATAATGCTTGGAATGGTACAATCTCCTAAAGTG atgtccaacactcaacaagcttGGCGACAACCACAACCATCACAAGTCGGACAGCCACAGATTGTTCACAGTTTGCAGACAATGCCTGCTAAAGTTGGAGAACAATCTGAACCTGGTTCATCTCAATCACTGTTATCAGCTAGACAACAGCATCCAACACAACCATCCATTTCTCTTCCACTTGCATCTGGTTCATCTCAATCACTGCTATCTGCTAGACAACAGCATCCAACACAACCATCCATTTCTGTTCCACCTGCATCTGTTCCACCGTTGACCTTCCAATCGAAGGCAATGCCATTGCCACTTTCAGAACCACAAACTAAGGGCTTTCTGAATCTCCAAGTTCCTTCAGTAACACCTATACAATCTTCCCAGATTCAAAATATATCTCAACCCAACCCTGCTGCTCCACATTACTCAAATCTTCCATCCCATATGCCGATGATCTCTGTACATCCACAGCAAACTTTGCAGAATCCTGGACTTTTCAATCAACTCCTGCCGCCTAGACAGGTTGCAATGCAACCTTTTGCTCTTCAGTTTCATCCACAGATGCCTCACTTGCTTGGTCTTCAACCATCCAGTGCACCTCAACAGCTTTTATCACAACCCTTGTTTCAT TCAGGTATCACACCTCCATCGTCCTTCCCACAAGGTCAGGCACCACTTCCAAGTCAGCCACCACAGCATCTTTATCAG CAGGTTGGTTCTTCACACGTAGGCACAGATTATGGCACCCAAGTCAGCACCTCCATGCAAAAAGACAGGGGCGCTCCTTGGgtacttggctcccaactgccagGACTCCCACCGATGATTTCTGGACAGATGGCCACAGGCACCAGTGGCCAGCCACCTCGGGTTCCACCA TTGACACCAGAAATGGAAAAGGCATTGCTTCAGCAGGTTATGGGCCTCACACCAGAACAGATCAATCTTCTACCCCCGGAGCAAAGGAATCAAGTGCTTCAACTACGGGAAATGCTAAAATGA
- the LOC103992818 gene encoding cleavage stimulating factor 64 isoform X4 produces the protein MILSQMKAQIMLGMVQSPKVMSNTQQAWRQPQPSQVGQPQIVHSLQTMPAKVGEQSEPGSSQSLLSARQQHPTQPSISLPLASGSSQSLLSARQQHPTQPSISVPPASVPPLTFQSKAMPLPLSEPQTKGFLNLQVPSVTPIQSSQIQNISQPNPAAPHYSNLPSHMPMISVHPQQTLQNPGLFNQLLPPRQVAMQPFALQFHPQMPHLLGLQPSSAPQQLLSQPLFHSGITPPSSFPQGQAPLPSQPPQHLYQQVGSSHVGTDYGTQVSTSMQKDRGAPWVLGSQLPGLPPMISGQMATGTSGQPPRVPPLTPEMEKALLQQVMGLTPEQINLLPPEQRNQVLQLREMLK, from the exons ATGATCCTCTCTCAAATGAAA GCACAAATAATGCTTGGAATGGTACAATCTCCTAAAGTG atgtccaacactcaacaagcttGGCGACAACCACAACCATCACAAGTCGGACAGCCACAGATTGTTCACAGTTTGCAGACAATGCCTGCTAAAGTTGGAGAACAATCTGAACCTGGTTCATCTCAATCACTGTTATCAGCTAGACAACAGCATCCAACACAACCATCCATTTCTCTTCCACTTGCATCTGGTTCATCTCAATCACTGCTATCTGCTAGACAACAGCATCCAACACAACCATCCATTTCTGTTCCACCTGCATCTGTTCCACCGTTGACCTTCCAATCGAAGGCAATGCCATTGCCACTTTCAGAACCACAAACTAAGGGCTTTCTGAATCTCCAAGTTCCTTCAGTAACACCTATACAATCTTCCCAGATTCAAAATATATCTCAACCCAACCCTGCTGCTCCACATTACTCAAATCTTCCATCCCATATGCCGATGATCTCTGTACATCCACAGCAAACTTTGCAGAATCCTGGACTTTTCAATCAACTCCTGCCGCCTAGACAGGTTGCAATGCAACCTTTTGCTCTTCAGTTTCATCCACAGATGCCTCACTTGCTTGGTCTTCAACCATCCAGTGCACCTCAACAGCTTTTATCACAACCCTTGTTTCAT TCAGGTATCACACCTCCATCGTCCTTCCCACAAGGTCAGGCACCACTTCCAAGTCAGCCACCACAGCATCTTTATCAG CAGGTTGGTTCTTCACACGTAGGCACAGATTATGGCACCCAAGTCAGCACCTCCATGCAAAAAGACAGGGGCGCTCCTTGGgtacttggctcccaactgccagGACTCCCACCGATGATTTCTGGACAGATGGCCACAGGCACCAGTGGCCAGCCACCTCGGGTTCCACCA TTGACACCAGAAATGGAAAAGGCATTGCTTCAGCAGGTTATGGGCCTCACACCAGAACAGATCAATCTTCTACCCCCGGAGCAAAGGAATCAAGTGCTTCAACTACGGGAAATGCTAAAATGA
- the LOC103993023 gene encoding cytochrome P450 CYP72A616-like, whose product MDTPDVSCKSMAVGDSVSEDMAWSLVWGVGGLLLLVWALRTLNWAWWTPRRLERALRAQGLNGTPYRFPKGDLKENVRLAEEALSTPMPLTHNIVPHVLPFLHRAIDEYGKICFTWFGPVPRVTIMDPELVREVLSNKFGHFGKPKGNLLGRFLVRGLVSYEGEKWVKHRRIMNPAFHVEKLKRMLPAFCACCSDLMSRWENLVGSEACYELDVWPEFQSFTGDVISRTAFGSSYEEGRRIFQLQTEQAELVIQSIQNLYIPGYMFLPTPKNKRIKAVNREVRALLRGIIKKREHAIKLGQASNDDLLGLLMESNLEHYQEHGNKNAGMTTEDVIEECKLFYFAGQETTSVLLTWTMIVLSMHPSWQDRARQEVLQVFGERKPDFDGLSHLKNVTMILYEVLRLYPPAVFLQRQTYKTMKLGDVIYPPGVMLLMPVIFIHHDPNYWGKDANEFNPGRFAEGVSKASKDQVAFFPFGGGPRICIGQNFALLEAKMGLSMILQRFSFELSPSYTHSPHTLVTLQPQHGAQIRLRRL is encoded by the exons ATGGACACGCCGGACGTCTCTTGTAAGTCCATGGCCGTGGGTGATTCCGTGTCAGAAGACATGGCGTGGAGCCTCGTGTGGGGTGTGGGCGGGCTGCTGCTTCTGGTGTGGGCGCTGAGGACGCTGAATTGGGCGTGGTGGACGCCGAGGCGGCTGGAGCGCGCGCTCCGGGCGCAGGGGCTCAACGGCACCCCCTACCGCTTCCCCAAAGGCGATCTCAAGGAGAACGTGCGGCTCGCCGAAGAGGCGCTCTCCACGCCCATGCCTCTCACCCACAACATCGTCCCTCACGTCCTCCCTTTTCTCCATCGCGCCATCGACGAGTACG GCAAGATATGCTTCACTTGGTTTGGACCAGTACCCCGAGTGACGATTATGGATCCCGAGTTGGTGAGGGAGGTTCTTTCCAACAAGTTCGGCCACTTTGGTAAGCCCAAAGGAAACCTCCTCGGAAGGTTTCTCGTTAGAGGACTTGTTTCGTACGAAGGCGAAAAGTGGGTGAAACATAGGAGGATTATGAACCCTGCTTTCCATGTTGAGAAGTTGAAG CGAATGTTGCCAGCATTCTGTGCTTGCTGTAGTGATCTGATGAGCAGGTGGGAGAACCTGGTTGGCTCCGAGGCATGTTACGAGTTGGATGTTTGGCCTGAGTTCCAAAGCTTCACCGGAGATGTCATTTCACGAACAGCTTTTGGTAGCAGTTACGAAGAAGGAAGACGAATTTTCCAACTCCAAACCGAGCAGGCTGAACTCGTTATCCAGTCTATCCAAAATCTATACATCCCAGGTTACAT GTTTCTTCCGACCCCTAAGAACAAGAGAATAAAAGCAGTCAATAGAGAGGTCCGAGCACTTCTTCGAGGCATAATAAAGAAGAGGGAACATGCTATAAAATTGGGTCAAGCAAGCAATGATGACCTGTTAGGCTTATTGATGGAGTCCAATTTAGAGCACTACCAAGAACATGGGAACAAGAATGCTGGGATGACTACAGAGGATGTGATTGAGGAATGCAAGCTGTTCTACTTTGCAGGGCAAGAAACAACATCTGTGCTGCTAACATGGACAATGATCGTCTTGAGCATGCATCCAAGCTGGCAGGATCGGGCTAGGCAAGAGGTTCTTCAAGTCTTCGgagaacgcaaaccagattttgatggcttgagtcACTTAAAGAAT GTTACAATGATTCTATATGAGGTTCTCAGGCTATACCCACCAGCGGTTTTCCTCCAGAGGCAGACATACAAGACAATGAAACTTGGAGATGTGATTTACCCACCAGGTGTGATGCTTTTGATGCCGGTAATCTTCATTCACCATGATCCGAACTACTGGGGCAAAGATGCCAACGAGTTCAATCCAGGGAGATTTGCAGAAGGGGTTTCAAAGGCATCAAAAGACCAGGTCGCATTCTTTCCATTCGGTGGGGGTCCTCGAATCTGCATCGGCCAGAACTTTGCATTGCTGGAAGCCAAGATGGGACTAAGTATGATCCTTCAACGATTCTCATTTGAGCTTTCACCATCTTATACCCATTCTCCACATACACTTGTAACTCTTCAGCCTCAACATGGTGCTCAAATAAGGTTACGTAGGCTTTGA
- the LOC135617923 gene encoding cytochrome P450 CYP72A616-like, which produces MDTPGVSCKSMAVGDSVSEDMAWSLVWGVGGLLLLVWALRTLNWAWWTPRRLERALRAQGLNGTPYRFPKGDLKENVRLAEEARSTPMPLTHNIVPRILPFLRRAIDEYGKICFTWFGPVPRVTIMDPELVREVLSNKFGHFGKPKGNPLGRFLFRGLVSYEGEKWVKHRRIMNPAFHVEKLKRMLPAFCACCSDLMSRWENLVGSEACYELDVWPEFQSFTGDVISRTAFGSSYEEGRRIFQLQTEQAELFIQSIQYLYIPGYMFLPTPKNKRIKAVNREVRVLLRGIIKKREQAIKLGKASNDDLLGLLMESNLEHYQEHGNKNAGMTTEDVIEECKLFYFAGQETTAVLLTWTMIVLSMHPGWQIRARQEVLQVFGERKPDFDGLSHLKNVTMILYEVLRLYPPAVFLQRQTHKTMKLGDVIYPPGVTLLLPVIFIHHDPNYWGKDANEFNPERFAEGVSKASKDQVAFFPFGGGPRICIGQNFALLEAKMGLSMILQRFSFELSPSYAHSPHTLITLQPQHGAQIRLHRI; this is translated from the exons ATGGACACGCCGGGCGTCTCTTGTAAGTCCATGGCCGTGGGTGATTCCGTGTCAGAAGACATGGCGTGGAGCCTCGTGTGGGGTGTGGGCGGGCTGCTGCTTCTGGTGTGGGCGCTGAGGACGCTAAATTGGGCGTGGTGGACGCCGAGGCGGCTGGAGCGCGCGCTCCGGGCGCAGGGGCTCAACGGCACCCCCTACCGCTTCCCCAAAGGCGATCTCAAGGAGAACGTGCGGCTCGCCGAAGAGGCGCGCTCCACGCCCATGCCTCTTACCCACAACATCGTCCCTCGCATCCTCCCTTTTCTCCGTCGCGCCATCGACGAGTACG GCAAGATATGCTTCACTTGGTTTGGACCAGTACCCCGAGTGACGATTATGGATCCCGAGTTGGTGAGGGAGGTTCTTTCCAACAAGTTCGGCCACTTTGGTAAGCCCAAAGGAAACCCCCTCGGAAGGTTTCTCTTTAGAGGACTTGTTTCGTACGAAGGCGAAAAGTGGGTGAAACATAGGAGGATTATGAATCCTGCTTTCCATGTTGAGAAGTTGAAG CGAATGTTGCCAGCATTCTGTGCTTGCTGTAGTGATCTGATGAGCAGATGGGAGAACCTGGTTGGCTCCGAGGCATGTTACGAGTTGGATGTTTGGCCTGAGTTCCAAAGCTTCACCGGAGATGTCATTTCACGAACAGCTTTTGGTAGCAGTTACGAAGAAGGAAGACGAATTTTCCAACTCCAAACCGAGCAGGCTGAACTCTTTATCCAGTCTATCCAATATCTATACATCCCAGGTTACAT GTTTCTTCCAACCCCTAAGAACAAGAGAATAAAAGCAGTCAATAGAGAGGTCCGAGTACTTCTACGAGGCATAATAAAGAAGAGGGAACAGGCTATAAAATTGGGCAAAGCAAGCAACGATGACCTGTTAGGCTTATTGATGGAGTCCAATTTAGAGCACTACCAAGAACATGGGAACAAGAATGCTGGGATGACTACAGAGGATGTGATTGAGGAATGCAAGCTGTTCTACTTTGCAGGGCAAGAAACAACAGCTGTGCTGCTAACATGGACAATGATCGTCTTGAGCATGCATCCAGGCTGGCAGATTCGGGCTAGGCAAGAGGTTCTTCAAGTCTTCGgagaacgcaaaccagattttgatggcttgagtcACTTAAAGAAT GTTACAATGATTTTATATGAGGTTCTCAGGCTATACCCACCAGCGGTTTTCCTCCAGAGGCAGACACACAAGACAATGAAACTTGGAGATGTGATTTACCCACCAGGTGTGACGCTTTTGTTGCCGGTAATCTTCATTCACCATGATCCGAACTACTGGGGCAAAGATGCCAACGAGTTTAATCCAGAGAGATTTGCAGAAGGGGTTTCAAAGGCATCAAAAGACCAGGTCGCATTCTTTCCATTCGGTGGGGGTCCTCGAATCTGCATTGGCCAGAACTTTGCATTGCTGGAAGCCAAGATGGGACTAAGTATGATCCTTCAACGATTCTCGTTTGAGCTTTCACCATCTTATGCCCATTCTCCACACACGCTTATAACTCTTCAACCTCAACATGGTGCTCAAATAAGGTTACACAGGATTTGA
- the LOC103992818 gene encoding cleavage stimulating factor 64 isoform X1 has translation MTAQQPQQQQQVANSFTSQFAVMSKAQLYDILCQMKALIEQNQQEARQILVDNPLLTRALFQAQIMLGMVQSPKVMSNTQQAWRQPQPSQVGQPQIVHSLQTMPAKVGEQSEPGSSQSLLSARQQHPTQPSISLPLASGSSQSLLSARQQHPTQPSISVPPASVPPLTFQSKAMPLPLSEPQTKGFLNLQVPSVTPIQSSQIQNISQPNPAAPHYSNLPSHMPMISVHPQQTLQNPGLFNQLLPPRQVAMQPFALQFHPQMPHLLGLQPSSAPQQLLSQPLFHSGITPPSSFPQGQAPLPSQPPQHLYQQVGSSHVGTDYGTQVSTSMQKDRGAPWVLGSQLPGLPPMISGQMATGTSGQPPRVPPLTPEMEKALLQQVMGLTPEQINLLPPEQRNQVLQLREMLK, from the exons atgacCGCACAGCAacctcagcagcagcagcaagtggCCAACAGCTTCACCTCACAGTTTGCAGTCATGTCCAAGGCCCAACTCTATGATATCCTCTGTCAAATGAAA gCTTTGATAGAACAAAACCAGCAAGAGGCTAGGCAGATCCTCGTCGACAACCCTCTCCTGACTCGAGCTCTCTTCCAG GCACAAATAATGCTTGGAATGGTACAATCTCCTAAAGTG atgtccaacactcaacaagcttGGCGACAACCACAACCATCACAAGTCGGACAGCCACAGATTGTTCACAGTTTGCAGACAATGCCTGCTAAAGTTGGAGAACAATCTGAACCTGGTTCATCTCAATCACTGTTATCAGCTAGACAACAGCATCCAACACAACCATCCATTTCTCTTCCACTTGCATCTGGTTCATCTCAATCACTGCTATCTGCTAGACAACAGCATCCAACACAACCATCCATTTCTGTTCCACCTGCATCTGTTCCACCGTTGACCTTCCAATCGAAGGCAATGCCATTGCCACTTTCAGAACCACAAACTAAGGGCTTTCTGAATCTCCAAGTTCCTTCAGTAACACCTATACAATCTTCCCAGATTCAAAATATATCTCAACCCAACCCTGCTGCTCCACATTACTCAAATCTTCCATCCCATATGCCGATGATCTCTGTACATCCACAGCAAACTTTGCAGAATCCTGGACTTTTCAATCAACTCCTGCCGCCTAGACAGGTTGCAATGCAACCTTTTGCTCTTCAGTTTCATCCACAGATGCCTCACTTGCTTGGTCTTCAACCATCCAGTGCACCTCAACAGCTTTTATCACAACCCTTGTTTCAT TCAGGTATCACACCTCCATCGTCCTTCCCACAAGGTCAGGCACCACTTCCAAGTCAGCCACCACAGCATCTTTATCAG CAGGTTGGTTCTTCACACGTAGGCACAGATTATGGCACCCAAGTCAGCACCTCCATGCAAAAAGACAGGGGCGCTCCTTGGgtacttggctcccaactgccagGACTCCCACCGATGATTTCTGGACAGATGGCCACAGGCACCAGTGGCCAGCCACCTCGGGTTCCACCA TTGACACCAGAAATGGAAAAGGCATTGCTTCAGCAGGTTATGGGCCTCACACCAGAACAGATCAATCTTCTACCCCCGGAGCAAAGGAATCAAGTGCTTCAACTACGGGAAATGCTAAAATGA
- the LOC103992818 gene encoding cleavage stimulating factor 64 isoform X2 has translation MTAQQPQQQQQVANSFTSQFAVMSKAQLYDILCQMKALIEQNQQEARQILVDNPLLTRALFQAQIMLGMVQSPKVMSNTQQAWRQPQPSQVGQPQIVHSLQTMPAKVGEQSEPGSSQSLLSARQQHPTQPSISLPLASGSSQSLLSARQQHPTQPSISVPPASVPPLTFQSKAMPLPLSEPQTKGFLNLQVPSVTPIQSSQIQNISQPNPAAPHYSNLPSHMPMISVHPQQTLQNPGLFNQLLPPRQVAMQPFALQFHPQMPHLLGLQPSSAPQQLLSQPLFHSGITPPSSFPQGQAPLPSQPPQHLYQVGSSHVGTDYGTQVSTSMQKDRGAPWVLGSQLPGLPPMISGQMATGTSGQPPRVPPLTPEMEKALLQQVMGLTPEQINLLPPEQRNQVLQLREMLK, from the exons atgacCGCACAGCAacctcagcagcagcagcaagtggCCAACAGCTTCACCTCACAGTTTGCAGTCATGTCCAAGGCCCAACTCTATGATATCCTCTGTCAAATGAAA gCTTTGATAGAACAAAACCAGCAAGAGGCTAGGCAGATCCTCGTCGACAACCCTCTCCTGACTCGAGCTCTCTTCCAG GCACAAATAATGCTTGGAATGGTACAATCTCCTAAAGTG atgtccaacactcaacaagcttGGCGACAACCACAACCATCACAAGTCGGACAGCCACAGATTGTTCACAGTTTGCAGACAATGCCTGCTAAAGTTGGAGAACAATCTGAACCTGGTTCATCTCAATCACTGTTATCAGCTAGACAACAGCATCCAACACAACCATCCATTTCTCTTCCACTTGCATCTGGTTCATCTCAATCACTGCTATCTGCTAGACAACAGCATCCAACACAACCATCCATTTCTGTTCCACCTGCATCTGTTCCACCGTTGACCTTCCAATCGAAGGCAATGCCATTGCCACTTTCAGAACCACAAACTAAGGGCTTTCTGAATCTCCAAGTTCCTTCAGTAACACCTATACAATCTTCCCAGATTCAAAATATATCTCAACCCAACCCTGCTGCTCCACATTACTCAAATCTTCCATCCCATATGCCGATGATCTCTGTACATCCACAGCAAACTTTGCAGAATCCTGGACTTTTCAATCAACTCCTGCCGCCTAGACAGGTTGCAATGCAACCTTTTGCTCTTCAGTTTCATCCACAGATGCCTCACTTGCTTGGTCTTCAACCATCCAGTGCACCTCAACAGCTTTTATCACAACCCTTGTTTCAT TCAGGTATCACACCTCCATCGTCCTTCCCACAAGGTCAGGCACCACTTCCAAGTCAGCCACCACAGCATCTTTATCAG GTTGGTTCTTCACACGTAGGCACAGATTATGGCACCCAAGTCAGCACCTCCATGCAAAAAGACAGGGGCGCTCCTTGGgtacttggctcccaactgccagGACTCCCACCGATGATTTCTGGACAGATGGCCACAGGCACCAGTGGCCAGCCACCTCGGGTTCCACCA TTGACACCAGAAATGGAAAAGGCATTGCTTCAGCAGGTTATGGGCCTCACACCAGAACAGATCAATCTTCTACCCCCGGAGCAAAGGAATCAAGTGCTTCAACTACGGGAAATGCTAAAATGA